One Eurosta solidaginis isolate ZX-2024a chromosome 1, ASM4086904v1, whole genome shotgun sequence genomic window, ttagatgtctgttgggatgcccaggtttctggttatGTAataaaaactgtttgttcagcattttatttcactcccttatggggagtactctcgcctcactgtgtatgTTCCAGGGACACAAGAAGCCAACCTATGACATTTCTGATACCGGTGTTTTGACAGGTCTGCAGTTTCTTCCAATGTGTATCGCTTAGGCTCCGCGACCATGTTGAAGACGAGGGCGGCCAACTGCTTTGTAAGTGGTGataaacgtttctttatcttatcCCCAAGTGCAGCCAACAGGAGTtgtgaagattttattacggctccacactttaggaacaattgcggatgcatgctcaccaaaatgcagATGCTGATCGAACATCACACTTAGTATTTTTTGTTGTAGGACAGTTGGGAGGGTGCTGATTGGTTGATCATTTACAACTCTTGCCTTCCTTTAATCTCATCCAATCTGATTGTAACGTGTATCGTTTATGTTGTGAGAGCATCCTGCATTAAACCGTCTTAGTTCGACTAAGCCCACGTACCATCGTAAGTAAATTGTTCACCGTAACAAAATGTTTCGAAGTAACAGCTCACTTCCcgacacaaatttaaatagatgAACCCTAAATACTAAAGAGAGTTCTGTATTTCTCTTAATATCTTTTCAGTCTATTGCACTGCGCCGAATCCAACACTttgtcaaatttcaaaataataataactaaacCATATCTACCGCCCATCCAGCTGATTTGGTgatttaatattttcacagttaTGACGgcacttttactttcatttcattttgctcTTGCTGTATTTTTGTTTGAGGGCCAATATATATTTAACCCAATATCAAAGGCAAGTTCAACCAACGGTCAATTGCCCAATTTTATTGGCGAACTATAAACACTGTGTCGAATATGAAAATGAAAACTAAGTTACATAAAAGAAGAAGAAGCATACATAGAAGTCTTGAAAGTGGATGAGCAATTGAATGGTTTAACGACCAAAATTAAAGGGAACGACTTAAAATCGTTAAAGAGTGACCTTAAATACCCACTACCCCACCAAAGAAAAGTTGATTGCTTCCACGCAATTTCGAGCTATGGAAAGTGCAAAAACAAAGTAAATAGAACAATAAAACCTTGAAGTGGAACTGAGCGACAAAGAGAGTTAGTGTGTCAATTCGTACATAGTACACAcagtacatacttacatattatTTACGAGAGATGTTTCGAATATCATAATTTTGatatttggcaaaaaaaaaatggatgcaTTGATAGTCCTGGAGTGGATCTTCCTCCTGGTAACGCTTTAGCGACGAATTCGAGCGGCGACATTTTCCTCTCCCGCTTTGATTCAGGGCCAAGTTTGTCAAGGATTGGGGGACAATCTTTAGCCCAAAACCAACCACACGTGTCAAAGAGTCACACTCTGCATAAGGTACACATGCTTTTTTTATCGAATATGCCGGATTTTTGGTCAACTCGATAAAACCAGTTCTTGCGAGTGGCCTACAGATACCTGATGCCCTCTGGTTGCAATTAGTCCTATTAGGATATTGGGGGCTGTGCTCTATGTTGGTGAGTACATTTATGAGTATAATTACAAATTAATATAACAAAACTTGAACTAAACAACTCTCAAAAGATAAGGTCGATTCCGACCTTTTAGCTAAGGAAAGTGACTACTCGTGGCCGCAAAGACCTCAAGTAGTGTTTCTCCTCCCAATAATCGCCCAAAAAATTTGGCGCCTTGAAAATGCCTTCAGGCGAACCTTCACCTCGCCAAGGCAGCAACAGACGTCCTATGCAAGTTATTCATTCAAGAAACGTAAATCGCCTAAACAGTACTGATGGTAAATTAATCTATGCCACCAGCTCTCGCCTACGGGCGGAAATGCGTTAAAGCAAGAAACTAACGTTTTCTCCACTTTTACAGGTCATTATGACTGATTCGGTATCAGTGTGTTTGCAAGAAATGAACAAGAGATTGTCCTGGCCTCCGCAACTGAATCAAAAGCCCTCATCGAGTACCGTCAGCAAAGTTCTCTGCCATGTATCCTCTGTTTTGATTTCAAAATTTGTCAATTTCCTGAGAACAGGCTAGCTTTTAGAACTCCTAGGACACCAAGCTATGAATCCCTCTGCTTTATCATTGAATTAGCCTGATATAGCCCACAGCAATCCAAAAGTACGGCAAAgaagcttgagaaggaagctgaacaGCTCTACTCAGACACTgaaacaactttccttttcccAACCAAGGATACTTATACAACGTGATATGTGTTAATGGAACTAAAGGCTTGGACAGCTGAGATGGCAAGCTGGGGAATAGTTTAATAGTGCTCTTACATGATCTTTCAACAGCGGAGACCCCAAAAGGTACTCTCTAGAGTTAACATAAATGTAATTGTCACTCTGAATAAATACAGCCCTGTGCGCTTTTATTGGTATATCAGGAGCATTTGGAAAGATTATAAGCCTATGATTATCTGCTATCCATGCTagggaaaagaaaaatttgtctGAAGCTAACTAGGGGAAGCTCTTGTACACCCTAGTTATCGATGATCTCCTTCAGTTACCGAAAACCAATGGATTTGACATAGAGGGCATACAGATGACTATGAGTAATTAAATTCGTTAACAGTTCCCAACAAGATTTTCTCGCGATATGTAATCCTAAGAAGAGCGAAGCATTTGATAAACCAATCTGCTTAAGTTCACTGCACTTCATATGTTCCTATAAGATCCCAATTAGTAGAAAATTGTCCAAGTGTACTTCTGTTGAAATACAATGAGGTGAGCATGAAGGCCAAGCCGGGCATTTCCATAGCACTAATAGCACCCAGTGCTTAAATATGTCAGCAAGCTCTTAGAATAGCTCAACCTAGCCGGGACGGTTGAGTAAGCCTTCTTATAATGAAAATGATATTTGTTAATGAGAAGAACGTTCACCATGAAAAAACCACTGACTCGAAGGTTTTTTTGAGGTATGAAATTTGCGAATTGAGAATCCTACTACGGTTTCGGTAAGATCACTTTCGTAACATCTCTACACAAACTCACAACATTTAATGTTGGCATAGTGAGTCACTTGCAGGAGCACTTTTTTActgtcaaatttttgttgtttgctttgttgtACACAAATTTTCGTCACGCAAGAGACACCGTAAACGCGTATTCCTGCATATTTTCATACGCAAGAGCTACATTATGACGAAATCAAATTGTTGGTGGCAGTCAAATTTTGGGTATATATtgatttttcttaaattatttgaaatatCTAGAAGTTCTTTTTACGGCAAAGTTGAATTTGAAGCGAAATATGCACATAAGAGGATATTACATTACATGGAAATAACCAAAGTCAAAAAAGTCCCCCATCCCCTTTTCGCTTCCGGTTTATAGTATACGTTTAGTATGACGAGGCTGGCTGTTACAATGACATTTCAAGACAATTTGCTGTCCGTTATTGGTAGCTGCTTTTGTTAAAGACTTGCCGGATATGAATCCGAAAAGCTACAGCAGTGCGGGCGCAATAGGCGAGAATAATTTGTGTCATCCCTCGAAGCTTTGGGTCGACGTATTTTTCCTCCATAATGTGTCTAGATTTTAAGGCATCCTCGAACCTTCGGCATTTTATCGATAcccttttgataataaatcgatattttatcgaaaattgtttatataacaaatcgataactttttgttaacaaatcgatatattttccattacaaatcaatattttttcccaacaaattatttttttcgataccaattcaatatatatttttgataacaaatcgatatcaaAATCGATTTCAGATCGATCcttttcgatatttttacgaTAACAATTCTATAACAAGTCGAAATACTTTCGATAACACGTACATAACATTTTTATAACGGATCGACTTGTAATCGAAAATATATCGGCAACTCGTCGAGAACATTTGTTATTGATAACAAACCGGTCGACGAGTTGAAAGTGGTTTGAAAAATCCTTACGCAATAAATCAGACTAAACGATCTTAGTGATGATGAGAAAAGatttgaatataaaaattaatcaCTGAAAAAGaccgaaaaaaatcaaaaacaaacttATCTTACTGAGAAAGTCTTTTTTGATCTTGGATATACGTGACAAACCAAATTGCTTTTTCTGGTTAAGCGTTAAATGCAATTCTGGCTTGTAAAGCTCATTATAGTATCGCCTGCGGCaatcgccgtcggcatcacggacagagCCATATATCTTTTGGAGAAGTTTTCTAGCGCATTTCATGATTCCGAGCCCTACATCAGCACAGGTATGACGGGaggtttacttttcaattgcctactcagtccaaataAGCATGGATCTCTGGTGAACGTACAACAAGGTAGGGAGCGTGTGTATTATTATTAACCTTTATTCCCTGCAGATTTCAAGTTTTGAATGGTAAGCCTCATGATTGAATGAAATAAAAGTTATATAAGGAGTGGGTTTTTGCCATGGCCCAAACAAACACAAATACGAATCACTTTGACGCATAAATACCACTTTTCATGGTTTTATCATTTGCGCGCAGGCCATATCACGACACTCGGTGGGCAAATTCCACGCAGGCCGACTATTGTTAACTCAACTATGCACCTGTTGTTAAACATTGCTCCATCTGCTTTATTATGTCCTTAATGTAGCCTTtatatatctttcatgaaaatgaaatggtatgttaattttttcacgaatctcaaaattctaagtccttaaaggaaaagataTACCCCGAACTGATCAGGAAGAAGAGCTGAGTTggtttagccatatccgtctgtctgaatgtacgcaaactagtcctcaatctttgagatatcttgataaaatttgttgagcgggtatatttaagtgtccgattagatatttgtcgtaaccggccggatcggaccactctaGCGTATATCcaccatacaaccaatttttcataaaagagaatttttatcatatcttccttaatttattatgttgaagcttcaaacttcaccatatgctttcgtatattgcacatattgttgcctaaaaaaattaatgagatcggtcgtatatatggcatatattccccacaaccgattgttcagataagaagcttttagtAATTgctgccccattttagcagctagaaacttcaaatttcgtcgaatgtttacgtatagggcagtcattgttgtctgaaaaatttaaagagatcggtcgtatatatagcataggtctcctacaaccgatttttcagataagaaacttttcgcaatttctacatcatttaacggctagaagcttcaaatttcatcaaatgcttacgcgtacgtcatatgttgttgagataagtgattcatggtcatagtttTTTCattgcagaccacaaaaaatgcgaaactttgcatcctcacacaaagtacctaccttttttttattttatatttatcttacaaatcgcttaggtatgtacatatcttCACTATATATATCATATCTTATTGAGCCGAATATTtcgatattacgaatgggataagatttttatttaaccccattcatgaaagatatgaagaCTTCTGCACAGCTGAAaacagtcccgtctttacttgttttgCTCATAAATTGTTGgccaattaagtttttttttatctcaTGGATTATTCACACAGATTTCGTATGCAGCTTTGAGGTTCTTGttgaatttatgtatgtatgcagtcaTTCCGTGGTTTATGTATGCAGTGTTTTATATTATGGGAGGTTCAAATAACCAACAACTTGTTTTTGACATAATAAAAACTTAAAGTGTAGTAGATGTcatttttaggattttttttttaatttatttatgtaacatttttgatgttgttgtaCGCGTATAAGGTACACTTACATATGGGCATAGatgtgtatgtatttatgaaaatgttgtaaattacaaaattcaaatgGTGTATTCAAAAATGTAAGATCCAGCTTTTCTACGATGAAGCTAAAATTGTTTGAATCCATGCCAGATATGTTGCCACATTCACGTAAACACCTGGAATGCCACCCTGACCACAGCCAATGCCCCACGCCACTAAGCCAACCACATACCAAATATTATTGTTCTGACAGACCAACGGTGAGCCGCCATCACCCTGTGAAAGACAATTAATTACAGTTTATGCTTTTTAGAAGAATTTAACAAAATAGAAATAACTGAGATGTAATTGAAAACATACATAGAAAATGTTATAATGTATATCCTTCTCACTCTTCTGCTTCTATCTCTCCCAATTTTTTTCACATTCCTTTTCCCTTTCGTCTCGGCCTACGTTTCCATTTACTTTTTCTCTTAAACTTACTATACCTATAAGGCTTTTGCTCCTTTTTTTCTCTTCTTGTTCATCTTCAACTTcttttcctatgtacttatttttcttGGAGCAGTGCTTCGCCCGCCACAATAGGTGCGACCCTTAGAAAAAGATATGGGGTTTAGAGGCTTTGGTTCTACATTGCAtttgaaaaatcttaaaattataTGCTTGTCATGGGGGTTTCAATCTTCTCTTTCTTTTAGTCTTACTCTTACTCTACTTTTTTATTTCTCTTAGTCTTGCTCTTGCCTTCacttttaatattgtaacgaatttcaatTCCTCTTATTCCTCTTatctgcaaccttctactaacgttcgaatcactaaactgttgaataaataactccactattcagtaatgcaaaatggcctttattaaactacttgaaaataaaacttatacttcgcaactgatagcttgcttaaatcaaactgattgtcatgcctctacacgtgtatagcttctcatatgcgcgtgtatatgtgagtgacacttcgaCAGATAAtggcctacttttgggagcatctcagataagatatatgcatgtgtttgtgcgtctgttctcagctgcgtgtacgtacatatgtgtagccataatgattgattcgtttatgtagagtGACTGCCTTCTTTATTGTTGTGGTGGCTTCATTtgcttagcatcagactagtgatgtatcacttagtgtcactaatattcgtcacaatatcttccTCTTACTTATGTCATTACACTTACTCTTTCTCTTAGTATTTCTCTTAATTTAAGTCTTACTTTTAGTATAACTATTACTTTTACTCTTATTTTAACTCTTAACACTTTCCGACTTTTCTCCTgatcttaactttaattttaatctcTTTCTTAAAATTCCTACTTTCTTCCTTTTACACTTACTTACACTTACTCTTCCTCTTTGTCTCTTTCATGATGCtctttttagttttaatattactTTTACATATAAACTAACACATTAATGCATATATTCTTCTGTTATGTATTCTTATTATATGCACTACGCGAAATGGCCATGACCGacaatgttgatcaaataggcacTTAGTGAGCATGCCCTATTACACTTACTCTTAATATAACCCTTACTGTAAACCTTACTTATTTATTACTTTACTGATAGTTTCACCGTGACTCTTGCTCTTACACTTCTTTTTCGCTCTACTTTTACACTTACTCTTACCTTTACACTTCTTTTTCgccttactcttactcttacttttgctcttactcttactctcacTTTTACTCTTATTCTTACTCTTACCATTGCTCTTACTTTTACACTTCTTTTTCGCCTTACTCTTACTTTTGCTCTtattcttactcttactcttacttttacctttactcttactcttaccaTTACACTTACTATTTCTCTTACTGCTACTTCTACTGTAACCTTTACTCTTACTTGTGCACTTACTCCTTCTCTTAGCTTACATTACTCTTACTCGTACTCATGCTATTACTCTTACTTCTTCTCATATTCGTACTCCTACTCAAACCCTTACCCCTACTCTTACTCGTAGTCTAAATCTTAACCTTACTCTTACTCTTGCTCGTACTCTTACTCTATTCCTACTCCTACTCTAACTCTTACTCTCACTCCAGTTCTTACTATTACTATTACTCTTATTCTTGCCGCCACTCGTTATTTTCTTCCTGGTCTCTCCCACTTTTTCTTAGTATTTCAATTTCTCTTTCTCGtccctttctttttcttattttttgccTTTCTTCCTCTCTCTCCCTTTCCTGCCCTATCATTCCCTATCCACCTCTCTCCCATCTTCTCTCCAACCGTCAACCCCTTATTCCTTTAAAAGATTTGTTTTACGGCAGTTTTCACTTACCGTGCACGCATCTTTACCCGCTTCACCACCAGCGCAAATAAAACTGCTACTATCCAATTGAAAAGGTTGCCCAAGCCGTGTAGCACGCAACTGCGTTTGACAGGCCGCATTCGTAATGAGCGGAACATCCACTTTACGCTCTACAGCTTGATAGGCACCAGTCGGACCAAAATCATTCTTACCCCAGCCAGCGACATAACATGTTTGACCTACAAATGTGGTGGTCGGCAAGCAGACGGTGCCCACAGTGGACTTTGTGGCAAGTGAAACAGCTGAAGCCAAACGTACGATGGCAACATCATTTTGTAAGTTTGCTGAATTGAAATTAGGATGAATGTAAACACTCGCGATTAGTACATCTTGTGCTGGTATCGGCTCTGAAGTGCCTGCAGCATCCCACTCGCCAACGCGTACCTTGAATGATGAAGTGCTGCAAATAGACAGGATACGTAAAAGTTGGCGAATCAAAAGCTAGGAACTTCCTAATGTTTGTACAATAGAAAATCTTCTTACGAAATATTGAAAACTTTATGTGCAGCTGTGAGCACATGTTGGGCAGTGATTAATGCGCCAGCACCCAAATACACTTCGGCATTGGTGAGTAGTGCTGCAACCCATGGATATTCGCCAAATTGCGCTTGTCCAGCAGCAGCTGGTGTACTGCCAGGTGGTGGTGGATAACGTCGACCACACTGATATGAGCCAGGTTGACAACAAAGTATAAGACCAAAGTTACAGCTAACACTTGGGTTAGTTGGCGTGAGGGTTGGCTGAAAATTGTACAtggcaattttttatttaaaaaaatcggacAGTACTTTTGCCTCTTACATTATTAACAATGCGTATGTCGATTTGTCCGCTACCATCAGTTGGCTGTGTAGATGTTGGGTTTGAACATGATCCGGGCGGCACACAAATGCAATAGGATGTTGTAATTGATCCTCCGGCGCCTAATGGTGGCACGGTACCGATAACTAACTGACGTGTCTGAACTGTAAGTAATATTAGTTGAAACAGAGATCATTATTATGTATAATAGTagttttaataagaataataacaataataataatattataaataatagggtgggtcgatttgtatggacaaaagttaaccgatatcgcgccattgatttctcgataagatttgggctaaggaaaaaagttccacta contains:
- the LOC137249978 gene encoding phenoloxidase-activating factor 2 isoform X2 → MCSILHYVQTRQLVIGTVPPLGAGGSITTSYCICVPPGSCSNPTSTQPTDGSGQIDIRIVNNPTLTPTNPSVSCNFGLILCCQPGSYQCGRRYPPPPGSTPAAAGQAQFGEYPWVAALLTNAEVYLGAGALITAQHVLTAAHKVFNISTSSFKVRVGEWDAAGTSEPIPAQDVLIASVYIHPNFNSANLQNDVAIVRLASAVSLATKSTVGTVCLPTTTFVGQTCYVAGWGKNDFGPTGAYQAVERKVDVPLITNAACQTQLRATRLGQPFQLDSSSFICAGGEAGKDACTGDGGSPLVCQNNNIWYVVGLVAWGIGCGQGGIPGVYVNVATYLAWIQTILASS
- the LOC137249978 gene encoding phenoloxidase-activating factor 2 isoform X1, producing the protein MQFVFASFRLVYLLCFVKFLSDYILGAYGLSSLDTSRHIKGFTFGAVGGGNSGSSGSNTAASPATVQTRQLVIGTVPPLGAGGSITTSYCICVPPGSCSNPTSTQPTDGSGQIDIRIVNNPTLTPTNPSVSCNFGLILCCQPGSYQCGRRYPPPPGSTPAAAGQAQFGEYPWVAALLTNAEVYLGAGALITAQHVLTAAHKVFNISTSSFKVRVGEWDAAGTSEPIPAQDVLIASVYIHPNFNSANLQNDVAIVRLASAVSLATKSTVGTVCLPTTTFVGQTCYVAGWGKNDFGPTGAYQAVERKVDVPLITNAACQTQLRATRLGQPFQLDSSSFICAGGEAGKDACTGDGGSPLVCQNNNIWYVVGLVAWGIGCGQGGIPGVYVNVATYLAWIQTILASS